A segment of the Hordeum vulgare subsp. vulgare unplaced genomic scaffold, MorexV3_pseudomolecules_assembly, whole genome shotgun sequence genome:
CTGCATGTCTATGGAGTTTTGCAAAACCCAAACACCTCAGAGATAGATATAGAGGTAGGAATTTGTCGAACGAACCACACTCCTTCGTAGACGTCAGGAGTCCATTGATGAAAAGGGGCTGGGGAAAGCTTGAACCCAAGTCCTACAGTGATGGATATAAGCGCAATTGAAATTCCTGGGGAGTTATACATTTGTGTATTGATAAGACCGTTCACAATTTCTTGAAGCTCGATCTCCCCCCCAGATGAACCATATAGCCAAGAGAAACCATGACCAGAATAGAAGAGCTTGCCCCACCCATGAGTAAATATTTCATAGTAGCCTCATTAGACCGTAGATCTCTCTTGGTATATCCAGACAATAGGTAGGAACATAAACTGAAACATTCTGGAGCTACAAAGATAGTTATTAAATCGTTAGCACCACATAAAAACATTCCCCCTAGAGTAGCTGTTAATACGAATAACAGAAACTCTGTTATAGCCATTtctgtacattcaatgtactctacGGATAGAGGAATACATAAAGTTGAACATAATAAAATGAGAAATTGAAAGATTTCGTTGAAATTGTTCGTTTGGAAATTTCCCGAAAAGCTAATTATAGGTTCTTCTCTCCATCGGAACAATAGGGCCGTTATGCTTATTACTAAACTTGTTGAAGAGATGAAATAGAACCAAGGTCTATCTTTTGATCAGAGGTTGAATCGATCATCAGAAGAAGAATTAGGCCAAAAATTAGGATACATTCTGGGAAATGAAACTTCCATTGAAGAGAAGCAAATGAAACGCTTTCATAAAAATTCTCGTAGAATCGAGAATGAAGTTTTTCATTCTGTACATGCCAGATCATGAATTAGTAACTGCATCCAATCTCCGAAAAGTCCCGATTGTTTCGATTTTTGAAATGGGATATTTACGGAATCCCCATGAATAGGATCAAACCTTATTCCATGCTATTTCCTTaagattcttctttcttattcttaagcaagccctcgagagggcttagttgatcatgatttctgttttctctttcttttcctttttgtttgtttCGAGAAAGATATCGTCCGATTCTCCTTCTATTGATTCTTTTCCGATCGAGATGTACGGATCCATGTGTCTACATACATAGATTCTGTTCATGGATTAACGAAAATGTGCAAGAGCTCTATTTGCCTCTGCCATTCTATGAGTCGCTTCCTTTTTGCGTATGGCACCCCCACTCCCTTTGGCAGCATCTACTAATTCGGAACTTAATTTGAAAGCCATATTTCGACCCGGACGCTTTTGGGATGCTTCTAATAACCAACGAATGGCAAGTGCTCTTCCTTGTTTAGATCCTATTTCAATCGGAACTTTCCGCGTCGATCCTTTTTTATTACGTCTTGTTTTTACTCCTATATTGGGAGTTACTCTACGTATTGCTTGACGTAAAACCAATAGTGGATTTGTTTCTGTCTTTTGTTGAATCTTTTTCACGGCTCGATAGAGAATTTGATAagccaatgatttttttccgtctTTCATAATACGGTTAACCACCATGTTAACTAATCGATTACGAAAAATTGGATCGGATTTTGCAGTTCTTTTTTCTGCAGTACCTCGACGTGACATGAGCGTGAAAGAGGTTCAAGAATCCGTTTTCTTTTTATAAGGGCTAAAATCacttatttttttggctttttgaccccaTATTGTAGGGTGGATCTCGAAAGATAGGAAAGATCTCCCTCCAAGCCGTACATACGACTTTCATCGAATACGGCTTTCCACAGAATTCTATAGGGATCTATGAGATCGAGTATGGAATTCTGTTTACTCACTTTAAATTGAGTATCCGTTTCCCTCCTTTTCCCGCTAGGATCGGAAATCCTGTATTTTCCATATCCATACGATCGAGTCCTTAGGTTTCCGAAATAGTGTAATGGAAAAAGAAGTGCTTCGAATCATTGCTATTTGACTCGGACCTGTTCTGAAAAAGTCGAGGTATTTCGAATTGTTTGTTGACACGGACAAAGTAAGGGAAAACCTCTGAAAGAATTTCCATATTGACCTTGGACATATAAGAGTTCCGAATCGAATCTCTTTAGAAAGAGGATCTTTTGTCTCATGGTAGCCTGCTCCAGTCCCCTTACGAAACTTTCGTTATTGGGTTAGCCATACACTTCACATGTTTCTAGCGATTCACATGGCATCATCAAATGATACAAGTCTTGGATAAGAATCTACAACGCACTAGAACGCCCTTGTTGACGATTCTTTACTGCGACAGCATCTAGGGTTCCTCGAATAATGCGATATCTCACACCGGGTAAATCCTTAACCCTTCCTCCTCTTACTAATACTACAGAATGTTCTTGTAAATTATGGCCAATACCAGGTATATAAGCAGTGATTTCAAATCCAGAGGTTAATCGTACTCTGGCAACTTTACGTAAGGCAGAGTTGGGTTTTTTGGGGTTGATAGTGGAAAAGTCGACAGATAAGTCACCCTTACTGTCCCTTTACAGAACCGTACATGAGATTTTCACCTCATacggctcctcggtcaattctttcGAAGGGATCCTTTTCCTCGTTCGAGAGTCTCCGCCCTTCTTCCACTCCGTCCCGAAGACTAACTAAGACCAATTGAGTCACGTTTTCATGTTCTAATTGAACACTTTCCATTTATGATATGATTAAAGGAGAAGATTGTTCTTTTACCAAACATATGCGGATCAAATCACGTCTTATAATAAGAAGAAATCTTTCTCGGTATCAATCCCCTTGCCCCTCATTCTTTGAGAATCAGAAGGATCCTTTTCGAGTTTCCATTTCTTCATTTGGAATCTGGGCTCTTCTATCTTCGACTTATTTTTTTGGCTTTAttctttatttatttcatttcgaTTTTTCCCTCTTCCTCTATCCCTATCCTCTAGGTACAGCGTTTGCATCAATAGAGAACCTTTTCCTCTGTATGAATCTATATTATTCCATTCCAATTTCTTCCCGAAACTTCCCAAGAAAAATCCCGAATTGGATCCAAAATTGACGGGTTAATGTGAGCTTATCCATGCGGTTAGGCACTCTTCAAATAGGAATCCATTTTCTAACTGGCTTTCGTGCTTTGGTGAGTTGTCCGAGATCTTTTCGATGACCTATGTTGTGTTGAAGGGATATCTATATGATCCGATCGATTGCATAAGACCCGCGGTAGCAATAGAACGGGGAAAGTATACAGAAAAgacagttcttttcaatttcgattatctatatattagttcgtttctatttctagatatctatttctatatattagtattagttagtagtACTATTCTATTAGTTACCGATCCCGGCTCTGTGAGTTCTTTCTTCCGTGATGAACTGTCGGCACCAGTCCTACATTTTTTTCTCTGTGGACCGAGGAGAAAGGGGGCTCAGCAGGAAGAGGATTGTACCATGAGAGAAGCACGGAGGTCAACCCGCTTCAAATATGGAACATGGATTCTGGCAATGCAACGGAGTTGGGTCCTCATATCGATCCGAATGAATCAGTCTTTCTACAGAGGTCAATCTTTGCCTATTAGGCAAGAGGATAGCAAGTTCTAAATTCTGTCTCGGTAggacatggatttctattactATGAAATTCATAAATGAAAATGAAGTAGTTAATGGGAGGGCTACCGttatcctttttcttgtatgTGTTCCTAAGAGAAGTAATTTGTCCTCATGTTTCGAGGTCTCAAGAAAAGGGCGTGGAAACAGATAGAAACTCTTGAATGGAAATTGAAAAGAAATGTAGCCCCAGTTCCTTCGGAAATGGTAAGATCtttggcgcaagaagaaggggcGACCCATATCATCTTGACTTGGTTCTGCTTCCCCTCTTTTTTTAAGAATACCGAGTCGGGTTCTTCTCCTACCAGTATCGAATAGAACATGCTGAACAAGATCTTCTTCATGGAAACCTGCTCGATTTAGATCGGGAAAATCGTACAGATTTTATGAAACCATGTGCGATGGCTCGAATCCATAGTCAATCCTACTTTCGATAGGACCGGTTGACAATTGAATCCAATTTTTCCCATTATTTGACTATCCATAATAGTGCGTAAAGAAAGCCCGGAGGAAGAGTGGCCTTGAGTTTCTCGCCCCTTTGCCTTAGGATTCGTTAATTCTCTTTCTCGATGGGACGGGGAAGGGATATAACTCAGCGGTAGAGTGTCACCTTGACGTGGTGGAAGTCATCAGTTCGAGCCTGATTATCCCTAAACCCAATGTGAGTTTTTTCTATTTTGACTTACTCCCCCGCCACGAGCGAACGAGAATGGATAAGAGGCTTGTGGGATTGACGTGATAGGGTAGGGTTGGCTATACTGCTGGTGGCGAACTCCAGGCTAATAATCTGAAGCGCATGGATACAAGTTATCCTTGGAAGGAAAGACAATTCCGAATCTGCTTTGTCTACGAATAAGGAAGCTATAAGTAATGCAACTATGAATCTCATGGAGAGTTTGATCCTGGCTCAGGATGAACGCTGGCggcatgcttaacacatgcaagTCGAACGGGAAGTGGTGTTTCCAGTGGCGAACGGGTGAGTAACGCGTAAGAACCTGCCCTTGGGAGGGGAACAACAACTGGAAACGGTTGCTAATACCCCGTAGGCTGAGGAGCAAAAGGAGAAATCCGCCCAAGGAGGGGCTCGCGTCTGATTAGCTAGTTGGTGAGGCAATAGCTTACCAAGGCGATGATCAGTAGCTGGTCCGAGAGGATGATCAGCCACACTGGGACTGAGACACGGCCCAGACTCCTACGGGAGGCAGCAGTGGGGAATTTTCCGCAATGGGCGAAAGCCTGACGGAGCAATGCCGCGTGGAGGTGGAAGGCCTACGGGTCGTCAACTTCTTTTCTCGGAGAAGAAACAATGACGGTATCTGAGGAATAAGCATCGGCTAACtctgtgccagcagccgcggtaagacAGAGGATGCAAGCGTTATCCGGAATGATTGGGCGTAAAGCGTCTGTAGGTGGCTTTTCAAGTCCGCCGTCAAATCCCAGGGCTCAACCCTGGACAGGCGGTGGAAACTACCAAGCTGGAGTACGGTAGGGGCAGAGGGAATTTCCGGTGGAGCGGTGAAATGCATTGAGATCGGAAAGAACACCAACGGCGAAAGCACTCTGCTGGGCCGACACTGACACTGAGAGACGAAAGCTAGGGGAGCAAATGGGATTAGAGACCCCAGTAGTCCTAGCCGTAAACGATGGATACTAGGTGCTGTGCGACTCGACCCGTGCAGTGCT
Coding sequences within it:
- the LOC123421493 gene encoding 30S ribosomal protein S7, chloroplastic, which gives rise to MSRRGTAEKRTAKSDPIFRNRLVNMVVNRIMKDGKKSLAYQILYRAVKKIQQKTETNPLLVLRQAIRRVTPNIGVKTRRNKKGSTRKVPIEIGSKQGRALAIRWLLEASQKRPGRNMAFKLSSELVDAAKGSGGAIRKKEATHRMAEANRALAHFR